From the genome of Variovorax sp. RA8, one region includes:
- a CDS encoding hydroxyacid dehydrogenase — MTTVFVTHPADKLAQYFGPKATQALEAIAEVRFNPEARELSTPELVAAAQGCDALIAYRQTPGPESLFRDLPRLAAFVRCAVDIRTVDVEAASRHGVLVTQASPGFVPAVAEWIVAAMVDLARGIGRYTHAYHRGEPPSPFMGRQLRASTLGIIGFGAIGRYLGDLAQAFGMRLLINDPQPIARQAMCEQVALPALLAQSDFVVCLAPASTQTEKLMNAEAFAAMQPGAFFINAARGELVDDEALLAALESGHLGGAALDVGRAPDQMPTPALARHPRVVATPHIGGLTLPAVEHQALETVSQMAALMRGEMPPGAVNAAHATRMAHWRLAA, encoded by the coding sequence ATGACGACCGTTTTCGTGACACACCCGGCCGACAAGCTGGCGCAGTACTTCGGCCCCAAGGCCACCCAGGCGCTGGAGGCGATCGCCGAAGTGCGCTTCAATCCCGAGGCGCGCGAGCTCTCGACACCCGAGCTGGTGGCCGCGGCGCAGGGCTGCGATGCGCTGATCGCCTACCGCCAGACGCCCGGCCCCGAATCGCTCTTTCGCGACTTGCCGCGGCTCGCCGCCTTCGTGCGCTGCGCGGTCGACATCCGCACCGTCGACGTCGAGGCCGCGAGCCGCCACGGCGTGCTGGTGACGCAGGCCAGCCCGGGCTTCGTGCCGGCGGTGGCCGAGTGGATCGTCGCCGCGATGGTGGATCTCGCGCGCGGCATAGGCCGCTACACCCATGCCTATCATCGCGGCGAACCGCCGTCACCCTTCATGGGCCGGCAGCTGCGCGCGTCGACGCTGGGCATCATCGGCTTCGGCGCGATCGGCCGTTACCTGGGCGACCTCGCGCAGGCCTTCGGCATGCGTTTGCTGATCAACGATCCCCAGCCGATCGCGCGGCAGGCGATGTGCGAGCAGGTGGCGCTGCCGGCGCTCCTGGCGCAGTCCGACTTCGTCGTCTGCCTGGCGCCGGCCAGCACGCAGACCGAGAAGCTCATGAACGCCGAGGCCTTCGCGGCCATGCAGCCCGGCGCCTTCTTCATCAATGCGGCCCGCGGCGAGCTTGTCGACGACGAGGCGCTGCTCGCCGCGCTCGAATCCGGCCACCTGGGTGGCGCCGCGCTCGACGTCGGACGCGCGCCCGACCAGATGCCCACGCCGGCGCTCGCACGCCATCCACGCGTTGTCGCCACACCGCACATCGGCGGGCTCACGCTGCCGGCAGTGGAGCACCAGGCGCTCGAGACCGTGTCGCAGATGGCCGCACTGATGCGCGGCGAGATGCCCCCCGGCGCCGTGAATGCGGCGCATGCCACGCGGATGGCCCATTGGAGGCTTGCCGCATGA
- a CDS encoding amidohydrolase family protein, with protein sequence MTTPPIAYAGACDCHVHIYEDAWPLAPTATFKPPHAPASAYREVRRALGLTRTIVVQPTGYGFDNRCTLSALEQLGPEARGIAVVPLDVADDELERLHRAGIRGVRFMMLAGGLLPWSGLEDMAARIAPLSWNINLQLDGRELPQRMAMLERVPGRLVIDHIGKFLGPTPLDGEAVGALCRLLDKGNCWIKLAAPYETSKSGPPAYGDAVPLARLLAQRYPERCVWASNWPHPNVKPEPSNAALLDWALALFDSEPVRRKLRVDNPAELYGFPLLSAEGFHGPASAQAEPGPRPVSGIRAARRS encoded by the coding sequence ATGACGACTCCTCCCATTGCCTACGCCGGCGCCTGCGATTGCCACGTCCACATCTACGAAGACGCCTGGCCGCTCGCGCCCACCGCAACCTTCAAGCCGCCGCATGCACCGGCCTCGGCCTACCGCGAAGTGCGGCGGGCGCTCGGCCTCACCCGCACCATCGTGGTCCAGCCCACGGGCTATGGCTTCGACAACCGCTGCACCCTGTCGGCGCTGGAGCAATTGGGCCCCGAGGCGCGCGGCATCGCGGTGGTGCCGCTCGACGTCGCCGACGACGAGCTCGAGCGCCTGCACCGGGCCGGTATCCGCGGCGTGCGCTTCATGATGCTGGCGGGTGGCCTCCTGCCCTGGTCCGGTTTGGAGGACATGGCCGCGCGGATCGCACCGCTCTCCTGGAACATCAACCTGCAGCTCGACGGCCGCGAGCTGCCGCAGCGCATGGCGATGCTCGAGCGCGTGCCGGGCCGCCTGGTCATCGACCATATCGGCAAGTTTCTCGGTCCGACGCCGCTTGACGGCGAGGCTGTCGGCGCACTGTGCCGCTTGCTCGACAAGGGCAACTGCTGGATCAAGCTGGCCGCGCCCTACGAGACCTCGAAAAGCGGCCCGCCCGCGTACGGCGACGCCGTGCCGCTCGCGCGGCTGCTGGCCCAACGCTATCCCGAGCGCTGCGTCTGGGCCAGCAACTGGCCGCATCCCAACGTCAAGCCGGAGCCCTCCAACGCAGCCTTGCTGGACTGGGCGTTGGCGCTCTTCGACAGCGAGCCGGTGCGGCGCAAGCTGCGGGTGGACAATCCGGCCGAGCTGTATGGGTTCCCGCTCTTATCGGCCGAAGGCTTCCATGGTCCGGCAAGCGCTCAAGCGGAACCTGGGCCCCGGCCGGTCAGTGGGATACGGGCCGCGCGGAGATCCTGA